A single window of Malus sylvestris chromosome 5, drMalSylv7.2, whole genome shotgun sequence DNA harbors:
- the LOC126621122 gene encoding nuclear intron maturase 1, mitochondrial-like, whose product MSVRTSIKHLECHRSPILKTLTRSLSWSLSTPPQSPKWPPSKLDQQDPYSLLKQDPIEICSSLWVKAFSSPPTIAFPNLTGFLSKFDLWVLAYQRSCAHVTGTFPPRSAIHSHVLHDLLSLRNSVVRGSFSWNKKTQQYIRSPNDKPSKEIASKRKLQAMLESDEPCFQDRVVQEVLLMILEPVFEARFSPKSHAFRPGRNAHTVIRTIRSNFAGYLWFLKGDISEIFDNVDRNCVMGCLEQAVRDRKILGLIQSAVRAPNRKQSDGDGEWPKNKKKKKAAKKKKKILNDKEPKPDPYWLRTFFNFAPEEAAKVPSYGHCGILSPLLANVCLNELDQVMEDKIVEFFKPSSLDSIWKNSINDGCHNPSWPEFVPSSGNEKTRKMDYIRYGGHFLIGIRGPREDAVDIRKQIIEFCERRLGIRLDNSKVEIEHITRGIQFLDHIISRRVIHPTLRYTASGGNVVSQKGVGTLLSVTASLQQCIRQFRRLEFVKGDKDPEPLPCTPMLYSGQAHTNSQMNKLLETMADWYKYADNRKKVVGFCAYVIRSSLAKLYAARYRLKSRAKVYGIASRDLSRPLRESSNNSAPEYSDLLRVGLVDAIEGVRFSHMSLIPSCDYSPFPRNWVPDHERLLRDYIRLEDPKFFCALHRSIKRDGLILPQDEISEILWDFKTVGVRNYKLREERTRKDCVEVPGS is encoded by the coding sequence GTCGCCAAAGTGGCCGCCTTCAAAGCTAGATCAGCAAGATCCCTACTCGCTCCTCAAGCAAGACCCAATCGAAATCTGCTCTTCTCTGTGGGTCAAGGCCTTCTCTTCCCCGCCCACCATCGCCTTCCCCAACCTCACTGGCTTCCTCTCCAAATTCGACCTCTGGGTATTGGCCTACCAGCGTTCCTGCGCCCACGTGACCGGCACGTTCCCGCCCCGCAGCGCTATCCACTCCCACGTCCTCCATGACCTCCTCTCCCTTCGAAACTCCGTCGTTCGGGGGAGTTTCTCCTGGAACAAGAAGACCCAGCAGTATATCCGAAGCCCCAATGACAAACCCAGCAAGGAAATCGCATCCAAGCGTAAGCTCCAGGCTATGCTCGAGTCTGACGAGCCCTGCTTCCAAGACCGGGTCGTTCAGGAGGTCCTTTTGATGATACTGGAGCCTGTTTTCGAGGCCCGGTTTTCGCCAAAGTCCCACGCTTTTCGACCCGGAAGGAATGCCCACACGGTTATTCGGACCATCCGGAGCAATTTCGCCGGGTACTTGTGGTTTCTGAAAGGAGATATCAGTGAGATTTTTGACAATGTGGATAGGAATTGTGTAATGGGTTGCTTAGAGCAGGCCGTGAGAGACAGGAAAATACTGGGTTTGATCCAATCGGCTGTCCGAGCACCGAATCGAAAACAGAGTGATGGTGATGGCGAATGGCCgaagaacaaaaagaagaagaaagcggctaagaagaagaagaagattttgAACGACAAGGAGCCGAAGCCAGACCCGTATTGGTTGAGGACGTTCTTCAACTTTGCACCTGAAGAAGCTGCTAAGGTACCTTCTTATGGACATTGTGGAATTTTGAGTCCTTTACTTGCTAATGTTTGTCTTAATGAATTGGATCAAGTTATGGAGGATAAGATAGTTGAGTTTTTTAAGCCATCTAGTCTCGATTCTATATGGAAAAACTCGATAAATGATGGTTGTCATAACCCGTCTTGGCCAGAGTTTGTTCCTTCTAGTGGGAATGAGAAAACTAGAAAAATGGATTATATTCGATATGGGGGTCATTTCTTGATTGGTATTCGAGGGCCTAGAGAGGATGCGGTGGATATTCGTAAGCAAATAATTGAGTTCTGTGAGAGAAGACTTGGGATAAGGTTGGATAActccaaggtggagattgaacaCATAACTAGGGGAATTCAGTTCTTAGACCATATAATTTCCCGAAGGGTTATACACCCCACGCTTAGGTACACAGCCTCTGGAGGCAATGTTGTGAGCCAAAAAGGGGTGGGGACTCTCCTTTCGGTTACTGCTAGCTTACAACAATGTATTCGCCAATTCAGGCGGCTTGAGTTTGTTAAGGGCGATAAAGATCCTGAGCCACTGCCCTGCACTCCAATGCTTTACTCTGGTCAAGCTCATACCAATTCCCAGATGAATAAGTTGTTAGAGACAATGGCTGATTGGTACAAGTATGCTGATAATCGCAAGAAAGTTGTTGGGTTTTGTGCCTATGTTATTCGTAGTTCTTTGGCTAAACTGTACGCTGCAAGATATAGACTAAAATCACGAGCCAAGGTGTATGGAATAGCTTCACGTGATCTCAGTCGTCCACTGAGGGAGAGCAGCAACAATTCTGCACCCGAATATTCTGATCTACTGAGGGTGGGACTTGTTGATGCAATCGAAGGTGTTCGGTTCTCACACATGTCTCTGATTCCATCTTGTGATTACTCTCCATTTCCTAGAAATTGGGTCCCAGATCATGAGCGGCTCTTACGTGACTATATCAGACTTGAAGACCCAAAATTCTTTTGTGCCTTGCATAGATCAATTAAACgagatggtttaattttgccTCAAGATGAGATATCTGAAATTCTGTGGGATTTCAAAACCGTTGGGGTTCGGAACTATAAGCTAAGGGAAGAAAGAACAAGAAAAGATTGCGTGGAAGTGCCTGGCTCATGA